The following are from one region of the Candidatus Hydrogenedentota bacterium genome:
- a CDS encoding aldose epimerase family protein has product MFTRNWRVAVCLAAVLGVFPGCATQGNGEEGSGRLSIAKATYGTAPEGGNADLYTITNANGMVAQITNYGGTVTSLLVPDAAGALADVTLGYPSLEGYFENKPYLGCLVGRFGNRIAKGRFTLDGKEYVLAVNNESNHLHGGIKGFNKVLWDAKPAYREGAVGLKLTYVSVDGEEGYPGTLETTVHYWLTNANELEIVYEAVTDKATPVNLTYHGYFNLDGQGEGDILDHVMMINASRYTPVDETLIPTGELAPVANTPLDFTMPVAIGERINADHEQIKRGNGYDHNYVLNSQDGSLALAARVLAPGSGRVMEVYTTQPGVQFYSGNFLDGTITGKEGKVYKQRYGFCLETQHYPDSVNQPGFPSCILEPGKKYYQKTVYRFTTR; this is encoded by the coding sequence ATGTTTACACGTAATTGGCGAGTAGCGGTTTGCCTGGCGGCCGTTCTAGGCGTGTTTCCGGGATGCGCGACACAGGGAAACGGCGAAGAGGGTTCGGGCAGGCTGAGTATTGCGAAGGCGACGTACGGAACGGCGCCGGAAGGGGGCAACGCGGACCTGTATACGATCACGAACGCTAACGGGATGGTGGCGCAGATCACCAATTACGGCGGCACCGTGACGTCACTCCTGGTGCCTGATGCCGCAGGAGCACTGGCCGACGTCACCCTGGGATATCCCAGCCTCGAGGGCTATTTCGAGAACAAACCCTATTTGGGGTGTCTTGTGGGACGTTTTGGCAATCGTATCGCGAAGGGACGCTTTACCCTTGACGGCAAAGAATATGTGCTGGCCGTGAACAACGAGTCCAACCATCTCCACGGCGGCATCAAGGGCTTCAACAAAGTGCTGTGGGACGCGAAGCCTGCTTATCGCGAGGGCGCGGTCGGGCTCAAACTCACGTATGTCAGTGTTGACGGCGAAGAGGGGTATCCGGGCACCCTCGAGACGACGGTCCACTACTGGCTGACCAATGCCAACGAACTCGAGATCGTCTACGAGGCCGTGACCGACAAGGCCACGCCGGTCAACTTGACCTATCACGGGTATTTCAACCTGGACGGCCAGGGCGAAGGTGATATCCTGGACCACGTGATGATGATCAACGCGAGCCGCTACACGCCGGTGGACGAGACGCTGATACCCACCGGCGAACTGGCGCCCGTGGCAAACACGCCGCTCGATTTCACGATGCCGGTGGCCATCGGCGAACGCATCAACGCGGACCACGAACAGATCAAGCGCGGAAATGGGTACGACCACAATTACGTTTTGAACAGTCAGGACGGCTCGCTCGCCCTGGCCGCGCGGGTGCTCGCGCCCGGGTCCGGCCGCGTTATGGAAGTCTACACGACCCAGCCCGGCGTGCAGTTCTATTCGGGCAATTTCCTCGATGGAACCATCACGGGGAAAGAGGGAAAGGTCTACAAGCAGCGTTACGGGTTCTGTCTCGAGACACAGCACTACCCCGACTCGGTCAATCAGCCGGGTTTCCCCTCGTGCATTCTAGAACCCGGCAAGAAGTACTATCAGAAGACCGTGTATCGTTTCACCACGCGGTAG